The following are from one region of the Pantoea cypripedii genome:
- a CDS encoding transporter substrate-binding domain-containing protein, translated as MKMMGKTLALIALCTLPLLAQASSLDDIKSRGVLRVATTVDAAPWGFTDAAGKPTGLDVELAQKLADNMGVKLQLQQVTGANRIPYLMSRKVDVLIAALGSSPERAKLVNFSEPYAAVYLGVYGGDSVKKVDKLSDLGNATIAVPKGSTPDLTLSDQNPQGNYLRLEDTASAVSAFLAGQAPMFAENNLIAQKVAQENPSKHIALKYLLRKSPAYIAIRPGQPELMAAINQFIDKSTQDGELPALRQKWFNDAQNDLRSE; from the coding sequence ATGAAAATGATGGGTAAAACCCTGGCGCTGATCGCGCTCTGTACCCTGCCACTGCTGGCGCAGGCCAGTTCGCTGGATGACATCAAATCCCGTGGTGTGCTGCGTGTTGCCACCACCGTTGATGCCGCCCCCTGGGGCTTCACCGATGCCGCCGGTAAACCCACCGGGCTGGATGTGGAACTGGCGCAGAAGCTGGCCGACAACATGGGCGTTAAACTGCAATTGCAGCAGGTTACCGGAGCCAACCGCATTCCTTACCTGATGTCGCGCAAAGTGGATGTGCTGATAGCCGCACTCGGCTCCAGCCCGGAACGCGCCAAGCTGGTGAATTTTTCTGAACCTTATGCAGCGGTTTACCTCGGCGTGTATGGCGGCGACAGCGTGAAAAAAGTCGATAAGCTGAGCGATCTCGGCAATGCCACCATCGCCGTACCTAAGGGATCCACGCCGGACCTGACGCTGAGTGACCAAAACCCGCAGGGCAACTATCTGCGGCTGGAAGATACCGCCTCCGCCGTCAGCGCATTTTTGGCGGGTCAGGCACCGATGTTTGCCGAAAACAACCTGATTGCGCAAAAGGTGGCGCAGGAGAACCCGTCGAAGCATATCGCGCTGAAATACCTGCTGCGTAAAAGCCCGGCTTATATCGCGATTCGCCCAGGTCAGCCCGAGCTGATGGCGGCGATTAATCAGTTTATCGATAAAAGCACTCAGGACGGGGAACTGCCCGCACTGCGCCAGAAATGGTTTAACGATGCACAAAACGATCTGAGGTCGGAGTAG
- a CDS encoding succinylglutamate desuccinylase/aspartoacylase family protein, whose amino-acid sequence MSTVFSEIDFHRQGKQVGFAHLPLSAHTDAWGTIAMPLTVIANGSGPTVLITGGIHGDEYEGPIIINELIRNLTPDQVQGRLILLPCANTPALRASMRVSPLDNKNLARVFPGNPWGTPTEQIAAWIHDAIFPLCDFYIDLHSGGSSLFIEESAQVVVTEELVPQVRERSEAMARAFGATLTVVTNNMGDPRTSCGAAANLGLPAIAAEMGWNGSVSPRGVRRTRAAVTRVLNHLGVINAEMVPAEPSRQVFIPAGGNLLSPGDGWFEPLHDIGDEVSAGELAGWLHRLTEPHAQPQAVHFPQSGRIYSQRTFGATAQGNSLAVLVQDLNAKEQA is encoded by the coding sequence ATGTCCACAGTATTCAGTGAAATCGATTTTCATCGCCAGGGTAAGCAGGTGGGGTTCGCCCATTTGCCCCTTTCGGCCCATACCGACGCCTGGGGCACCATTGCCATGCCACTGACGGTGATCGCCAATGGCAGCGGCCCGACGGTGTTGATTACCGGCGGTATTCACGGCGACGAGTATGAAGGTCCGATCATTATTAATGAGCTGATCCGCAACCTGACGCCGGATCAGGTACAGGGGCGGCTGATCCTGCTGCCCTGCGCCAATACCCCGGCGCTGCGCGCCTCGATGCGCGTCAGTCCGCTCGACAACAAAAATCTGGCGCGCGTCTTTCCAGGTAACCCGTGGGGCACGCCGACTGAACAGATTGCCGCGTGGATCCACGATGCCATCTTCCCGCTATGCGATTTCTATATCGATCTGCACAGCGGTGGTAGCTCGTTGTTTATCGAAGAGAGCGCGCAGGTAGTGGTCACTGAAGAACTCGTTCCGCAGGTACGCGAACGCAGTGAAGCGATGGCGCGTGCCTTTGGTGCCACGCTGACGGTAGTTACCAATAATATGGGCGATCCCCGTACCAGCTGTGGCGCAGCCGCCAATCTGGGCTTACCGGCGATTGCGGCGGAAATGGGCTGGAACGGCAGTGTCTCCCCGCGCGGCGTCCGGCGTACCCGTGCGGCGGTGACGCGCGTACTGAATCATCTGGGGGTGATCAACGCGGAAATGGTTCCTGCAGAACCATCACGCCAGGTGTTTATCCCTGCGGGTGGCAACCTGCTCTCCCCCGGAGACGGCTGGTTTGAGCCGTTACATGATATCGGTGATGAAGTCAGTGCCGGTGAACTGGCAGGCTGGCTGCATCGCCTGACCGAACCGCACGCGCAACCCCAGGCGGTGCATTTCCCCCAGAGTGGACGTATCTATTCACAGCGCACCTTTGGTGCTACCGCGCAGGGTAACAGTCTGGCGGTGCTGGTGCAGGACCTGAACGCGAAGGAGCAGGCATGA
- a CDS encoding helix-turn-helix domain-containing protein, which yields MALNLYSETRLLSELGQRLKNQRLRRNLLQKELAEKAGISVSALKNLENDGKATLKNFMKVVFAMRLEKEITQLFSTPALSIAQVEALREPTRQRATKRKVKGK from the coding sequence ATGGCCCTTAACCTCTATTCCGAAACAAGGTTATTGTCCGAGCTTGGGCAGAGATTAAAAAACCAACGCTTGCGGCGTAATCTGCTGCAAAAGGAACTGGCAGAAAAAGCAGGCATCTCCGTTTCCGCGCTGAAAAATCTGGAAAACGACGGCAAAGCCACCCTGAAAAATTTTATGAAAGTGGTATTCGCCATGAGACTGGAAAAAGAGATAACCCAGCTGTTTTCCACCCCAGCGCTCAGCATCGCCCAGGTTGAGGCACTCAGGGAACCCACCCGGCAACGCGCGACAAAACGGAAGGTGAAGGGAAAGTGA
- a CDS encoding amino acid ABC transporter permease: MDYVFDFAALQPYTGVLAKGLMETAIYALLSILFGLMLGAVCALTLIYARPAWRRLVRCYVEFFRNTPSLVQLFLIYFGLPSLGLHLSPPVAGIIALSLYCGAYMTEILRAGFLSLPRGLTEAGEALGLSKRQIISHVLTLPAMQNVFPALASQMVLTLIGTSLISQIGVEEIFHSGSFVDSRTFRSFEIYLLICGLYFFAVSLMKVLLRIVWYRFQARR; encoded by the coding sequence ATGGATTACGTCTTTGATTTTGCCGCACTGCAACCCTATACCGGCGTGCTGGCAAAGGGGCTGATGGAGACCGCCATCTATGCCCTGTTATCGATCCTGTTCGGACTGATGCTGGGGGCGGTCTGCGCATTGACGCTGATCTATGCCCGCCCTGCCTGGCGGCGGCTGGTGCGCTGCTATGTGGAGTTTTTCCGCAACACGCCATCGCTGGTGCAGCTGTTCTTGATCTACTTCGGCCTGCCCAGCCTCGGGCTGCATCTTTCGCCACCGGTGGCGGGCATTATCGCCCTGTCGCTGTATTGCGGGGCTTATATGACGGAGATTTTACGTGCCGGTTTTCTCTCTCTGCCACGCGGCTTAACTGAGGCGGGTGAAGCGTTGGGTCTGTCGAAGCGGCAAATCATCTCGCATGTGCTGACATTACCGGCGATGCAGAACGTCTTCCCGGCACTGGCCAGCCAGATGGTGCTGACGCTGATTGGCACCAGCCTGATTTCGCAGATTGGCGTGGAAGAGATCTTCCACAGCGGCAGTTTCGTCGATTCACGTACCTTTCGCAGCTTTGAAATCTATCTGCTGATTTGCGGCCTCTACTTTTTTGCCGTCAGCCTGATGAAAGTGCTGCTGCGTATCGTTTGGTATCGCTTTCAGGCGCGGAGGTAA
- a CDS encoding GNAT family N-acetyltransferase, giving the protein MTYRLELTTQRLICSQLEQQDWAFFHRLLVSPEVQFYVADAKPEEEIRAAFVARLPVWSTQSSHWLCLVVRERETGVRLGVTGYIRQDNDCAEVGFLFAPEAQGNGYARESLQAVCDFAFGAGGIKRLVATVTAGNIPSRRLLEKTGFVLEAEIPKSYWLRNAWHSDWLFALPREDYRLSP; this is encoded by the coding sequence GTGACATACAGATTGGAGTTAACCACCCAGCGGCTGATCTGTTCACAGCTAGAGCAACAGGACTGGGCATTCTTTCACCGCCTGCTGGTCTCACCGGAGGTGCAATTTTACGTTGCCGATGCCAAACCCGAAGAGGAGATTCGCGCGGCTTTTGTGGCACGGTTGCCAGTGTGGTCCACGCAGAGCTCGCACTGGCTCTGTCTGGTAGTACGGGAACGGGAAACCGGCGTGAGACTCGGCGTTACCGGTTATATCCGGCAGGACAATGATTGCGCCGAAGTCGGCTTTCTGTTCGCGCCCGAAGCGCAGGGCAACGGGTACGCCCGTGAATCATTGCAGGCCGTTTGCGATTTTGCCTTTGGCGCAGGCGGAATCAAGCGTCTGGTCGCCACCGTCACTGCCGGAAATATCCCTTCCCGTCGTTTGCTGGAAAAAACAGGTTTTGTCCTTGAAGCAGAAATACCCAAAAGCTACTGGCTGAGGAATGCGTGGCATAGCGACTGGCTGTTTGCTTTACCGCGCGAGGATTACCGGCTTTCCCCCTGA
- the citX gene encoding citrate lyase holo-[acyl-carrier protein] synthase: protein MTTMTPVRAGVSLAALLAAKEARAARQTDWLTRYQQPIISLTLVTPGAVKDSIRYRNTMGVALQACDQLLWQHRWPVVAHQVLWLETGPEALWCVEHPAVEIKAQCVELEQTFPLGRLWDFDVFCPQQGQIGRQSLDLHTRRCLVCDEPAHGCARSRRHSPEEVVSRVEKMIDGWFARD, encoded by the coding sequence ATGACAACCATGACGCCCGTGCGAGCGGGCGTCAGTCTTGCAGCGTTGCTGGCGGCGAAAGAGGCTCGCGCGGCGCGGCAGACTGACTGGCTCACTCGCTATCAACAACCTATTATTTCTCTGACCCTGGTAACGCCCGGTGCGGTGAAAGACAGTATCCGTTATCGCAACACCATGGGGGTGGCATTGCAGGCCTGCGATCAGTTGCTGTGGCAGCATCGCTGGCCGGTGGTGGCCCACCAGGTCTTATGGCTGGAGACCGGTCCGGAAGCATTATGGTGTGTGGAACATCCGGCGGTGGAAATTAAGGCGCAGTGCGTTGAACTGGAACAGACTTTCCCTCTCGGCAGGCTGTGGGATTTTGATGTGTTTTGTCCGCAGCAGGGGCAGATAGGGCGCCAGTCGCTGGATTTACACACCCGCCGTTGTCTGGTGTGCGACGAACCGGCGCATGGCTGCGCACGTTCGCGTCGCCACTCGCCTGAAGAGGTGGTGTCTCGTGTGGAGAAGATGATTGATGGCTGGTTTGCTCGCGATTAA
- the citD gene encoding citrate lyase acyl carrier protein: MKIVREALAGTMESSDLMVKIAPSGGDLEVVIHSEVIKQFGDQIRQVVHATLRQMQVWQGLIIIEDKGALDCVIRARLQSAVLRAADETEIDWGKLQ, from the coding sequence ATGAAAATTGTGAGGGAGGCGCTGGCGGGAACCATGGAGTCCAGCGACCTGATGGTAAAAATAGCCCCCAGCGGGGGTGACCTTGAAGTGGTGATTCACAGCGAGGTGATCAAGCAATTTGGCGATCAGATCCGCCAGGTGGTGCACGCCACCTTGCGGCAAATGCAGGTCTGGCAGGGTTTGATCATTATCGAGGACAAGGGTGCGCTGGATTGCGTGATCCGCGCCCGTCTGCAAAGCGCCGTGCTGCGTGCGGCTGATGAGACGGAGATCGACTGGGGGAAACTGCAATGA
- the citG gene encoding triphosphoribosyl-dephospho-CoA synthase CitG, whose translation MAGLLAIKTATPDVPELAARALRLELDLTPKPGLVDRANSGSHQDMDHGLMLTSIATITPWLAVFSRQGAEHAQQPAAEQLRLLRPAGMACEQAMLEATGGVNTHKGGIFSLGLLCFAAGRLQGQRRRVSADALCRQVSEICGGLVARELVNRKQWYTAGERQFRDYGLTGARGEVESGFATVRNAVLPFWHHEQGERRLQHALLRLMASNPDSNLLSRGGMAGLRYVQDYAATLLATGWDNAALCQMDQALMARRLSPGGSADLLAVAWLLAELG comes from the coding sequence ATGGCTGGTTTGCTCGCGATTAAAACGGCAACACCAGACGTGCCCGAGCTTGCAGCACGGGCGCTGCGTCTCGAATTGGATCTCACCCCAAAACCAGGGCTGGTGGATCGCGCCAATAGCGGTTCCCACCAGGACATGGATCATGGCCTGATGTTAACCAGCATTGCGACCATCACGCCGTGGCTGGCGGTTTTCTCCCGCCAGGGAGCGGAGCATGCACAACAACCCGCCGCTGAGCAGTTGCGCCTGCTGCGTCCGGCGGGCATGGCCTGCGAGCAGGCCATGCTTGAAGCCACCGGCGGGGTGAATACGCACAAAGGAGGCATCTTCTCCCTTGGGCTGCTGTGTTTCGCCGCCGGGCGTTTGCAGGGACAAAGACGCAGGGTGAGTGCTGACGCGCTTTGTCGCCAGGTCAGTGAAATTTGCGGTGGACTGGTGGCGCGTGAACTGGTCAATCGTAAGCAGTGGTATACGGCCGGGGAACGGCAGTTTCGTGACTATGGCCTGACGGGCGCGCGCGGTGAGGTGGAAAGCGGTTTCGCCACGGTACGCAATGCGGTGCTGCCGTTCTGGCATCATGAACAGGGCGAGCGGCGGTTACAACATGCCTTGCTGCGTCTGATGGCGTCTAACCCGGATAGTAATCTGCTGTCACGAGGGGGTATGGCAGGGTTACGGTATGTGCAGGATTATGCGGCGACGCTGCTGGCAACCGGTTGGGATAACGCTGCGTTGTGCCAGATGGATCAGGCTTTGATGGCGCGCCGTTTAAGCCCCGGCGGCAGTGCTGATTTGCTGGCCGTGGCCTGGCTGCTGGCTGAACTTGGGTAA
- a CDS encoding amino acid ABC transporter permease — MRGISLHDIWMIISALRWTLLLALSTFACGAVIGLLVAMARTSHQRWLQGIAWFYVELIQGIPLLGMLFLLFFGTPMFLGIDVSSFTAALIAFSLSAGAFLGEIWRGSIMAVPKGQWEASLSLGISRLQMLRTVILPQAFRLSLPPTVGFSVQLIKNTSLAALVGFVELTRSGQIVSGSTLQPLVIYLLVALCYFALCFPLARLSLQLEARFHVAGRH; from the coding sequence ATGCGCGGTATTTCTCTTCATGATATCTGGATGATCATCAGCGCCCTGCGCTGGACGCTGTTGCTGGCGCTATCCACCTTTGCCTGTGGTGCGGTGATCGGGCTGCTGGTCGCCATGGCACGCACTTCCCATCAGCGCTGGTTACAGGGCATCGCCTGGTTTTATGTCGAACTGATTCAGGGCATTCCGCTGCTGGGCATGTTGTTCCTGCTGTTTTTCGGTACGCCAATGTTTCTCGGTATTGATGTCAGTTCCTTTACCGCCGCCCTGATCGCTTTTTCATTGTCCGCAGGCGCATTTCTCGGGGAAATCTGGCGCGGAAGCATCATGGCGGTGCCGAAGGGACAGTGGGAAGCCTCGCTGTCACTGGGGATCTCGCGGCTGCAAATGCTGCGTACCGTCATCCTGCCGCAGGCGTTTCGTCTGTCACTGCCTCCGACGGTCGGTTTCTCGGTACAACTGATCAAAAACACCTCACTGGCTGCGCTGGTGGGCTTCGTCGAGCTGACCCGTTCCGGTCAGATAGTCAGTGGGTCAACCCTGCAACCACTGGTGATTTACCTGCTGGTGGCGCTCTGTTATTTCGCGCTGTGTTTTCCGCTGGCGCGACTTTCCCTTCAACTGGAGGCTCGTTTCCATGTCGCTGGTCGTCATTGA
- a CDS encoding amino acid ABC transporter ATP-binding protein — MSLVVIDAVKKSFGQNEVLRGITTTVERGDIVTIIGKSGSGKSTLLRCINGLEQPDSGTIHVGGLQVGGSAAELQKLRQNVGMVFQSFNLFPHLTAAENVTLAPLLTRRITKAEAPALAKRLLEQVGLGQKRDAFPSSLSGGQQQRVAIARALAMSPEVMLFDEATSALDPELVGEVLRVMEDLAKEGMTMIAVTHEMAFARKVSSKVIFMHQGEVWESGAPAEVFGAPRTPELQRFVQTPA, encoded by the coding sequence ATGTCGCTGGTCGTCATTGATGCAGTTAAGAAAAGCTTTGGGCAAAACGAAGTTCTGCGGGGTATCACCACCACTGTCGAACGTGGCGATATCGTCACCATTATTGGCAAAAGTGGTTCCGGTAAAAGCACCCTGCTGCGCTGTATTAACGGGCTGGAGCAACCGGACAGCGGCACCATCCACGTGGGTGGCTTACAGGTGGGCGGCAGCGCTGCCGAGTTGCAAAAACTCCGCCAGAACGTAGGCATGGTGTTCCAGAGTTTCAACCTGTTTCCCCACCTGACGGCGGCGGAGAACGTGACGCTGGCACCGCTATTGACCCGGCGCATAACCAAAGCGGAAGCCCCGGCGCTGGCAAAACGTCTGCTGGAGCAGGTCGGACTGGGACAGAAGCGCGATGCTTTCCCCTCTTCCCTGTCAGGAGGACAGCAACAGCGTGTCGCCATTGCCCGTGCGCTGGCGATGTCGCCTGAAGTGATGTTGTTTGATGAAGCCACCTCGGCACTGGACCCGGAACTGGTGGGTGAAGTGTTGCGGGTCATGGAAGATCTGGCGAAAGAAGGCATGACGATGATTGCCGTCACCCATGAAATGGCCTTTGCCCGCAAAGTGTCCAGCAAGGTGATTTTTATGCATCAGGGCGAGGTATGGGAAAGCGGCGCACCAGCCGAGGTGTTTGGTGCCCCCCGCACCCCGGAATTACAACGCTTTGTGCAAACCCCCGCTTAA
- a CDS encoding threonine ammonia-lyase, with protein MSENITLNDYQAALDRIRPWVRKTPLVEAAPWQPVPGIELRLKAECSQVTGSFKARGAFNRVLNLPQTVRNQGLATASGGNFGAAVAWVGQQLELPTDVFVMNTSTELTRQRIESYGAKLTVEGDFWDQSWDAAGARIQETGGALLHPYADRDVIIGQGTMALEILEQWPEVETLVVSIGGGGLIAGVAQAAKLLKPGIRIIGVEAAGCPMMWTCRQQQHIVKLEQVKTIVPILAARSTEAINFALVQEYVDEIVLVPEDQVEASAREVWGATGLAIELGAATAVAAVTRQLFTFKPDEKIAVVLCGSGTNGM; from the coding sequence ATGAGCGAGAATATTACCCTGAATGACTACCAGGCCGCGCTGGACCGCATCCGTCCGTGGGTGCGCAAAACGCCACTGGTGGAGGCGGCACCGTGGCAACCGGTACCGGGTATCGAGCTGCGTCTGAAAGCAGAATGCTCACAGGTTACCGGTTCTTTTAAGGCACGCGGCGCATTTAATCGCGTGCTTAACCTGCCACAAACGGTGCGCAATCAGGGACTGGCCACCGCATCGGGCGGTAACTTCGGTGCGGCCGTTGCCTGGGTTGGTCAGCAACTGGAACTCCCCACGGATGTCTTCGTGATGAACACCAGCACCGAACTGACGCGTCAGCGTATTGAAAGCTATGGTGCGAAGCTGACCGTAGAAGGTGATTTCTGGGATCAGAGCTGGGATGCGGCGGGCGCACGTATTCAGGAAACGGGTGGCGCGTTACTCCATCCCTATGCTGACCGCGACGTGATTATCGGCCAGGGTACCATGGCGCTGGAGATCCTTGAACAATGGCCTGAAGTAGAGACGCTGGTGGTGTCCATTGGTGGCGGCGGTCTGATTGCCGGAGTGGCACAGGCGGCGAAATTGCTGAAGCCAGGCATTCGCATTATCGGTGTGGAGGCAGCGGGCTGTCCGATGATGTGGACCTGCCGTCAGCAGCAGCACATCGTGAAGCTGGAACAGGTCAAAACCATCGTCCCGATCCTCGCGGCACGTTCGACGGAAGCCATCAACTTTGCGCTGGTGCAAGAGTATGTCGATGAGATCGTGCTGGTGCCGGAAGACCAGGTCGAAGCCTCAGCCCGTGAGGTCTGGGGTGCGACCGGCCTGGCGATTGAGCTAGGAGCCGCCACCGCCGTCGCTGCGGTCACCCGACAGTTGTTTACCTTCAAACCCGATGAAAAAATCGCGGTGGTACTGTGCGGCAGCGGCACTAACGGCATGTGA
- the citF gene encoding citrate lyase subunit alpha: MNQTELLHVNFPHLRALTPFESAHEATPWLADIHAKHCRKLCSSLDDAIARSGLQDGMTISFHHAFREGDQVINNVVAALARLGFKNLTLASSSLMTCNDALIEHIRNGVITRIYTSGMRGKLAEAISHGLMAEPVQIHSHGGRVKLLQDGELSIDVAFLGVPCSDEFGNANGSEGRSACGSLGYAMVDARFAKKVVLLTEELVPFPNMPASLGQEQVDLIVQVASVGDPAKISVGAARVTSNPRELMIARYAADVIEHSGYFRDGFSMQTGSGAAATAATRFMEEKMARHGVKARFALGGITGSLVDLHEKGLIEKLLDTQCFDSEAAASLRRNPNHVEISTDVYANPGGKAASCDQLDVVILSALEIDVDFNVNVITGSDGVMRGASGGHCDVAAAANLTIVVAPLLRSRIPTVVKRVTTRLTPGESIDVLVTDHGIAVNPARPEIRERLLAAGMKLVDIAALYQRAVALTGEPKPIAFTDRIVGVIRYRDGSVIDVVRQVKEEDL, from the coding sequence ATGAACCAGACTGAACTTCTTCACGTTAATTTTCCCCATCTGCGTGCATTAACACCTTTTGAAAGCGCCCATGAGGCCACACCGTGGCTGGCGGATATCCATGCGAAACACTGCCGTAAATTATGCAGCTCGCTGGATGACGCTATCGCACGCAGCGGTTTGCAGGACGGCATGACCATTTCCTTCCATCATGCCTTTCGTGAGGGCGACCAGGTCATCAACAATGTGGTGGCGGCACTGGCGCGTCTTGGATTTAAAAATCTGACGCTGGCCTCCAGCTCGCTGATGACCTGCAATGATGCACTGATCGAACATATCCGGAATGGCGTGATTACGCGGATTTATACTTCCGGTATGCGCGGCAAACTGGCGGAAGCCATTTCTCATGGGCTTATGGCTGAGCCGGTGCAGATTCACTCCCACGGTGGTCGGGTGAAACTGTTGCAGGATGGCGAACTGAGCATTGATGTCGCTTTTCTCGGCGTGCCATGCAGCGATGAGTTTGGCAACGCCAATGGCAGCGAAGGTCGTTCTGCCTGTGGTTCGCTCGGTTATGCGATGGTCGATGCCCGTTTCGCCAAAAAAGTGGTGCTGCTGACGGAAGAACTGGTGCCCTTTCCCAATATGCCCGCCAGCCTCGGACAGGAGCAGGTGGACTTAATTGTCCAGGTTGCCAGTGTGGGTGATCCGGCGAAAATCAGTGTCGGAGCGGCGCGTGTCACCAGTAATCCGCGTGAACTGATGATAGCCCGCTATGCTGCCGATGTGATCGAGCATTCCGGTTATTTCCGCGATGGTTTCTCGATGCAGACCGGTTCAGGCGCGGCTGCCACCGCTGCAACCCGCTTTATGGAAGAAAAAATGGCGCGTCATGGCGTCAAAGCGCGTTTTGCTCTTGGCGGCATCACCGGCAGCCTGGTCGATCTGCACGAAAAAGGGCTGATCGAAAAATTGCTCGATACTCAGTGCTTCGACAGCGAAGCAGCCGCGTCGCTGCGGCGTAACCCGAACCATGTGGAGATTTCCACCGACGTGTATGCCAATCCCGGCGGGAAAGCGGCCAGCTGCGATCAACTGGATGTAGTGATTCTCAGCGCGCTGGAAATTGACGTCGATTTTAACGTCAACGTGATTACCGGTTCTGACGGGGTGATGCGCGGTGCCTCCGGTGGCCACTGCGATGTGGCCGCTGCGGCCAATCTGACGATCGTGGTCGCGCCACTACTGCGCAGCCGTATTCCTACCGTGGTCAAACGCGTCACCACCCGGCTGACACCCGGAGAGAGTATCGATGTGCTGGTGACCGATCATGGTATCGCCGTGAATCCTGCGCGTCCGGAAATCCGCGAGCGATTACTGGCGGCAGGGATGAAACTGGTCGATATCGCAGCACTGTATCAGCGTGCGGTCGCCCTGACCGGCGAACCCAAACCTATTGCCTTTACCGACCGTATTGTCGGGGTGATCCGTTATCGTGACGGTAGCGTGATTGACGTTGTCCGCCAGGTGAAAGAGGAAGATCTATGA
- the citE gene encoding citrate (pro-3S)-lyase subunit beta gives MKKLRRSMLFLPGANAAMLSTAFIYRPDSIMFDLEDAVSLREKDTARLLVFHALQHPMYQDIETVVRINPLSTPFGLLDLEAVVRAGVDVVRLPKTDTPEDIYELERHLERIELACGRPIGSTRVMAAIESAIGVINAVAIARSSQRLIGIALAAFDYVMDMQTERGDGTELFYARCAVLHAARATGIDAFDVVWSDVNDEAGFLREVELIRKMGFNGKSLINPRQIDLLHNAYAPTQQEVDHAERVIEAAEEGDRNGLGVVSLNGKMIDVPIINHAQMVLERAAASGVRR, from the coding sequence ATGAAAAAACTGCGTCGTAGCATGTTGTTTCTACCCGGAGCCAATGCCGCCATGCTCTCCACCGCCTTTATCTATCGACCTGATTCGATCATGTTCGACCTGGAAGACGCGGTGTCGCTCAGGGAAAAAGACACCGCCCGTTTGCTGGTGTTCCACGCGTTGCAGCATCCGATGTACCAGGACATTGAAACGGTGGTACGTATCAACCCGCTCAGCACGCCGTTTGGTTTGCTGGATCTGGAGGCGGTGGTGCGTGCCGGGGTTGATGTGGTGCGCTTGCCGAAAACCGATACCCCGGAAGATATCTATGAACTGGAGCGTCACCTCGAACGTATCGAACTGGCCTGCGGGCGTCCGATAGGTTCCACGCGCGTGATGGCGGCGATTGAATCGGCCATTGGGGTGATTAACGCCGTGGCGATCGCGCGCAGCTCCCAGCGCCTGATCGGTATCGCGCTGGCGGCGTTCGATTATGTGATGGATATGCAAACCGAACGCGGTGATGGCACCGAGTTGTTCTATGCACGCTGCGCCGTGCTACATGCCGCCCGCGCCACCGGTATCGATGCGTTTGATGTGGTGTGGTCAGATGTTAATGACGAAGCCGGTTTTCTGCGCGAAGTCGAGCTGATCCGCAAAATGGGTTTTAACGGCAAGTCGCTGATTAACCCACGGCAGATTGATTTGCTGCATAACGCCTATGCCCCGACCCAGCAGGAGGTGGATCACGCTGAGCGCGTCATCGAGGCGGCAGAGGAGGGGGATCGCAATGGCCTTGGCGTGGTGTCGCTGAACGGCAAAATGATCGACGTCCCCATTATTAATCATGCGCAGATGGTGCTGGAACGTGCGGCTGCGTCCGGCGTGCGTCGTTAA